Proteins encoded by one window of Vespula pensylvanica isolate Volc-1 chromosome 6, ASM1446617v1, whole genome shotgun sequence:
- the LOC122629890 gene encoding myb-like protein Q isoform X1 translates to MCTTEMTESYTMSPSTTVSSSGTTAACLVGSPGHRRTPCRGSPCRGSEVQDDEDVISVGCPSPLPLVVVASSTESDDRLASSREDYVERLSPRRVGYTRTDSAMDSEDNYSSRNSDYRTSNGRSSIRTHESSGGDSVTTLREDDDDDEDEEELESRTSSNGTTATAGATDDYFKPLKRLQMVQMQHSDEEEERERDSNERGVKSFSILDILSHRPKAKIVRPWDTVDSTHGHRQHLHHHHHQQQQQQQQQQQQQQQQQQHLHQLHHHHLHHHNHSTNSSTRDLSLMGMSLASMSSTISEPPLSSSSSSGRSSVSDSGSPDPLAHHHHHHHHHHHHHAARHHAVHPGLHAAALQQQQQQHQHQQQQQHQQQQQFKKKSSQHHGNSQAGQNGKRSTGQGSPLDALFQMTSKTFDAGEHSQDIYRAKRVYHKLSVLRSLSCYVAIKGFSRLLDRDDPASDLITTNRSRSLSPSFTLFSFLFFFSFLIFFSFFFFFLFLLPRAKLTSADRLRHEHFKKGKLNELGIRYLVCVYVCVCVSKVLFEEKKKKTKKENK, encoded by the exons atgtGCACGACGGAGATGACGGAATCGTATACGATGTCACCGTCAACGACCGTGTCTTCCAGCGGCACGACGGCCGCCTGTTTGGTTGGCTCGCCCGGCCACCGACGGACACCTTGCAGAGGTTCACCGTGTCGTGGCAGTGAAGTacaggacgacgaggacgtcATTTCTGTTGGTTGTCCAAGTCCATTGCCGTTGGTCGTGGTCGCGTCTTCCACGGAGAGCGACGATCGATTAGCATCCTCTAGGGAAGATTATGTTGAACGTTTGAGTCCAAGGAGAGTGGGATACACAAGGACGGATTCCGCGATGGACAGTGAGGACAATTACTCGTCAAGGAATAGCGATTACAGAACGTCTAACGGGAGGAGCTCGATAAGGACTCACGAGAGTAGTGGTGGTGATTCCGTAACGACATTGagagaggacgacgacgacgacgaggacgaggaggaaCTCGAGAGTAGAACTAGCAGCAACGGTACCACGGCTACTGCCGGTGCCACGGACGATTACTTTAAGCCGTTGAAACGACTGCAAATGGTTCAGATGCAACATTcggacgaggaagaggaacgaGAACGTGATAGCAACGAGCGTGGCGTTAAATCGTTCAGTATTTTAGATATTCTGTCGCATCGGCCAAAAGCGAAAATCGTTAGACCCTGGGACACCGTAGATTCTACTCACGGTCATCGTCAACaccttcatcatcatcatcatcaacagcagcaacagcaacaacagcaacagcaacaacagcaacaacaacaacaacatctaCATCAACTACATCATCATCACCTTCACCATCACAATCACTCGACGAACTCAAGTACCAGAGACTTGTCCTTGATGGGCATGTCACTGGCGTCTATGTCAAGTACAATAAGCGAGCCACCTCTCAGTAGCTCCTCCTCGTCCGGAAGAAGTTCCGTATCCGATTCCGGTAGTCCTGATCCTCTCGcccatcatcatcaccatcaccaccatcatcatcatcatcacgcGGCACGACACCACGCAGTTCATCCGGGACTACACGCGGCCGCTCttcagcaacaacaacagcagcaccaacaccaacaacaacaacaacaccaacagcaacagcagttCAAGAAAAAGAGTTCTCAGCACCATGGAAACTCTCAGGCTGGAcagaatggaaaaagaagtacTGGACAGGGCAGTCCTTTGGACGCTCTGTTCCAGATGACGAGCAAGACCTTCGACGCTGGTGAGCACAGTCAAG ATATCTACAGAGCTAAGCGAGTTTATCATAAGCTTTCTGTTTTACGATCGCTTTCCTGCTACGTCGCAATAAAAGGATTTTCCCGGCTTTTGGACCGTGACGATCCTGCTAGCGACCTAATTACAACGAATCGATCTCGATCGctatctccttctttcacgttattttcctttttattttttttttctttccttattttcttttcctttttctttttttttcttttccttcttccccgAGCAAAGCTAACATCTGCCGACCGTTTACGCCACGAACATTTTAAAAAAGGGAAACTAAACGAATTGGGTATTAGATATCTCGTGTGTGtttacgtgtgtgtgtgtgtatcgaaggttcttttcgaagaaaaaaaaaaaaagacaaagaaagaaaataaatga